A single region of the Stutzerimonas stutzeri genome encodes:
- the trpE gene encoding anthranilate synthase component I, producing the protein MTREEFLRLADQGHNRIPLSFETIADFDTPLTLYLKLADAPNSYLLESVQGGEKWGRYSIIGLPCRTVLRVQDHRISVTTDGVETETCEVEDPLAFVESFQQRYRVAPVDGLPRFNGGLVGYFGYDSVRYVERKLATCPNPDPLGTPDILLMVSDAVVVFDNLAGKLHCIVLADPAQPDAYEAGLAKLQALREKLRQSIMPRLGLDFESGGGTEPAFRSSFSRGDYEQAVERIKDYILAGDCMQVVISQRMSIPFNAAPIDLYRALRCFNPTPYMYFFNFGDFHVVGSSPEVLVRVEEGLVTVRPIAGTRPRGANEEADLALEKDLLSDAKELAEHLMLIDLGRNDVGRVAEHGSVRLTEKMVIERYSNVMHIVSNVTGQLKAPLTAMDALRAILPAGTLSGAPKIRAMEIIDELEPVKRGVYGGAVGYLAWNGNMDTAIAIRTAVIKDGELHVQAGAGIVADSQPALEWEETLNKRRAMFRAVALAEKGSD; encoded by the coding sequence ATGACCCGCGAAGAATTCCTGCGTTTGGCCGACCAAGGCCACAACCGCATTCCCCTGTCGTTCGAAACCATCGCTGACTTCGATACCCCGCTGACGCTGTATCTCAAGCTCGCCGACGCGCCCAATTCCTACCTGCTCGAGTCCGTGCAGGGCGGTGAGAAGTGGGGGCGCTACTCCATCATCGGCCTGCCGTGCCGCACGGTACTGCGGGTGCAGGATCACCGGATCAGCGTGACCACCGATGGCGTCGAGACCGAGACCTGCGAGGTCGAAGACCCGCTGGCCTTCGTCGAATCCTTCCAGCAGCGTTACCGCGTGGCGCCGGTCGATGGCCTGCCGCGCTTCAACGGGGGGCTGGTGGGCTACTTCGGCTACGACAGCGTGCGCTATGTGGAGCGCAAGCTGGCGACATGCCCCAACCCCGATCCGCTGGGTACGCCGGATATCCTGTTGATGGTCTCCGATGCGGTGGTGGTGTTCGACAACCTGGCCGGCAAGCTGCACTGCATCGTGTTGGCCGATCCAGCGCAGCCGGACGCCTACGAGGCGGGACTGGCCAAGCTGCAAGCGCTGCGCGAGAAACTGCGCCAGTCGATCATGCCGCGCCTGGGCCTGGATTTCGAAAGCGGAGGCGGCACCGAGCCGGCGTTCCGCTCCAGCTTCAGTCGCGGGGATTACGAACAGGCCGTTGAGCGCATCAAGGACTACATCCTTGCCGGCGACTGCATGCAGGTGGTGATTTCCCAGCGCATGTCGATACCCTTCAACGCCGCGCCGATCGACCTCTACCGCGCGTTGCGCTGCTTCAACCCCACACCCTATATGTACTTCTTCAACTTCGGCGACTTCCACGTGGTGGGTTCATCGCCGGAAGTGCTGGTGCGCGTCGAGGAAGGGTTGGTGACGGTCAGGCCGATCGCCGGCACCCGGCCACGCGGTGCCAACGAGGAAGCGGACCTGGCGCTGGAAAAGGATCTGCTCAGCGACGCCAAGGAGCTGGCCGAGCACCTCATGCTGATCGACCTGGGCCGCAACGACGTCGGTCGCGTGGCCGAACACGGTTCGGTGCGCCTCACGGAAAAGATGGTGATCGAGCGCTACTCCAACGTCATGCACATCGTCTCCAACGTCACCGGCCAGCTCAAGGCGCCCTTGACGGCCATGGATGCACTGCGCGCGATCCTGCCTGCCGGCACCCTGTCCGGGGCGCCCAAGATCCGCGCGATGGAGATCATCGACGAGCTGGAGCCGGTGAAACGCGGCGTCTATGGCGGTGCGGTCGGCTACCTGGCCTGGAACGGCAACATGGATACCGCCATCGCCATCCGCACCGCGGTGATCAAGGACGGCGAGCTGCACGTGCAGGCGGGCGCCGGTATCGTTGCCGACTCTCAGCCGGCGCTGGAGTGGGAGGAAACGCTGAACAAGCGTCGCGCCATGTTCCGTGCGGTGGCCTTGGCGGAGAAAGGCAGCGACTGA
- a CDS encoding phosphoglycolate phosphatase gives MTRLEQLFDGRLPRMVMFDLDGTLMDSVPDLAAAVDKMLMLLGREPVGVARVRDWVGNGSRVLVRRALAGQLQHDGVADELADEALALFMQAYSGGHALTTVYPGVIECLDWLRERDVKLAIITNKPAQFIEPLLEEKGLAGYFQWLVGGDTLPQQKPDPAALFWVMDKADVAPGESLFVGDSRNDVRAAKAAAVPCVALTYGYNHGEPIANEAPALVVDDLRELVASVPGLR, from the coding sequence ATGACCCGCCTGGAGCAGCTGTTCGACGGTCGGCTGCCGCGTATGGTGATGTTCGACCTGGACGGCACACTGATGGACTCGGTGCCGGACCTGGCCGCCGCAGTGGACAAGATGCTGATGTTGCTCGGTCGTGAGCCGGTCGGCGTCGCCCGGGTGCGCGACTGGGTCGGCAATGGCTCGCGCGTGCTGGTGCGCCGAGCGCTGGCCGGGCAGCTGCAGCATGACGGCGTCGCGGACGAGTTGGCCGACGAGGCGCTGGCGCTGTTCATGCAGGCCTATTCCGGTGGTCATGCACTGACCACCGTTTACCCAGGTGTCATCGAATGCCTGGACTGGCTGCGCGAGCGTGACGTGAAGCTGGCGATCATCACCAACAAGCCGGCGCAATTCATCGAGCCGCTGCTGGAGGAGAAGGGCCTGGCCGGGTATTTCCAGTGGCTGGTGGGCGGCGATACCTTGCCGCAGCAAAAGCCCGATCCGGCGGCGCTGTTCTGGGTCATGGACAAGGCGGATGTCGCGCCAGGCGAGTCGCTGTTCGTCGGGGACTCGCGTAATGATGTGCGCGCGGCGAAGGCGGCGGCCGTGCCCTGCGTTGCGCTCACCTATGGCTACAACCACGGCGAACCCATCGCCAACGAGGCGCCTGCCCTGGTGGTCGATGACCTGCGCGAGCTGGTTGCTTCGGTTCCGGGGCTGCGCTAG
- the trpC gene encoding indole-3-glycerol phosphate synthase TrpC produces MSVPTVLEKIITRKREEVAERRARVELAELERAAAAADPVRGFARRLQEQAGKKQPAVIAEIKKASPSKGVLREHFVPADIAKSYEAGGATCLSVLTDVDFFQGADEYLQQARAACKLPVIRKDFMIDPYQVIEARALGADCILLIVAALEDGQMAELAAVAKAQGLDVLVEVHDGAELERALRLDTPLVGVNNRNLHTFELSLETTLDLLPRIPRDRLVVTESGILHRADVELMEINEVHAFLVGEAFMRAEQPGIELQRLFFPGRSRPGIASDPD; encoded by the coding sequence ATGAGCGTGCCGACGGTTCTGGAAAAAATCATCACGCGCAAGCGCGAGGAGGTGGCCGAGCGTCGCGCTCGGGTCGAGCTCGCCGAGCTGGAACGAGCCGCGGCTGCGGCGGACCCGGTGCGCGGCTTTGCTCGGCGGCTGCAGGAGCAGGCCGGCAAGAAGCAGCCGGCGGTGATCGCCGAAATCAAAAAGGCCTCGCCGAGCAAAGGTGTACTGCGCGAACACTTCGTTCCCGCTGACATCGCCAAGAGCTATGAGGCGGGTGGGGCTACCTGTCTATCGGTGCTGACCGACGTCGATTTCTTCCAGGGTGCCGATGAATACCTGCAGCAGGCACGCGCGGCCTGCAAATTACCGGTGATCCGCAAGGACTTCATGATCGATCCCTACCAGGTGATCGAGGCGCGGGCGCTGGGCGCCGATTGCATCCTGCTGATTGTCGCGGCGCTGGAAGACGGGCAGATGGCGGAGCTGGCTGCAGTGGCCAAGGCTCAGGGGCTCGACGTACTGGTTGAGGTGCATGATGGGGCGGAGCTGGAGCGGGCGCTGCGTCTGGATACGCCTTTGGTTGGTGTCAACAACCGTAATCTGCATACCTTCGAGCTGAGCCTGGAGACCACGCTCGACCTGCTTCCGCGTATTCCACGCGACCGCCTGGTCGTGACCGAAAGCGGGATTCTGCATCGCGCCGATGTCGAGCTCATGGAAATCAACGAGGTGCATGCGTTTCTGGTGGGCGAAGCCTTCATGCGTGCTGAGCAGCCTGGCATCGAGTTGCAGCGGCTGTTCTTCCCTGGCCGCAGCCGGCCGGGCATCGCAAGCGATCCGGACTGA
- the rpe gene encoding ribulose-phosphate 3-epimerase, whose translation MQPFAIAPSILSANFARLGEEVDNVLAAGADIVHFDVMDNHYVPNLTIGPMVCAALRKHGVTAPIDVHLMVKPVDRMIGDFLEAGASYITFHPEASEHIDRSLQLIKDGGAKAGLVFNPATPLDVLKYVMDKVDMVLLMSVNPGFGGQKFIPGTLDKLREARALIDASGWDIRLEIDGGVNPKNIREIAAAGADTFVAGSAIFNQPDYKAVIDQMRAELALARP comes from the coding sequence ATGCAGCCGTTCGCTATCGCCCCTTCGATTCTTTCCGCCAATTTCGCCCGCCTGGGCGAGGAAGTGGACAACGTGCTCGCCGCTGGCGCGGACATCGTCCATTTCGATGTCATGGACAACCACTACGTCCCCAACCTGACCATCGGCCCGATGGTCTGCGCGGCGTTGCGCAAGCATGGCGTCACCGCACCCATCGACGTGCACCTGATGGTCAAACCGGTCGACCGCATGATTGGTGATTTCCTCGAGGCGGGTGCCAGCTACATCACCTTCCACCCGGAAGCCTCCGAACACATCGATCGATCGCTGCAGCTGATCAAGGACGGCGGCGCCAAGGCCGGCCTGGTGTTCAATCCGGCCACGCCGCTGGACGTGCTCAAGTACGTGATGGACAAGGTCGACATGGTGCTGCTGATGAGTGTGAACCCCGGTTTCGGTGGGCAGAAGTTCATTCCCGGCACCCTCGACAAACTGCGCGAAGCGCGTGCACTGATCGATGCCAGCGGATGGGACATCCGGCTGGAGATCGACGGCGGCGTCAATCCGAAGAACATCCGCGAAATCGCCGCCGCGGGCGCCGATACTTTCGTGGCCGGCTCGGCGATCTTCAATCAACCGGACTACAAGGCGGTGATCGACCAGATGCGCGCTGAACTCGCGCTGGCTCGCCCATGA
- a CDS encoding ABC transporter permease, with product MLSPYMSPVERVWYYTLRIICALVLLFLIVPVLVIVPLSFNSGSFLVYPLQGVSLRWYEALFSSADWMRSLKNSLLIAPAATALAMVFGTLAAIGLTRGEFRGKSLVMTLLISPMVVPVVIVGVASYLFFAPLGMGNSYLSLILVHAVLGVPFVIITVSATLQGFNHNLVRAAASLGASPLTAFFRVTLPLIAPGVISGALFAFATSFDEVVVTLFLAGPEQITLPRQMFSGIRENLSPTIAAAATLLIGFSIALLLTLEWLRGRSEKMRTQQPA from the coding sequence ATGCTGAGCCCCTACATGTCGCCCGTCGAGCGCGTCTGGTATTACACGCTGCGCATCATCTGCGCACTGGTGCTGCTGTTTCTGATCGTGCCGGTGCTGGTGATCGTGCCGTTGTCGTTCAACTCCGGTTCCTTCCTGGTCTATCCGCTGCAGGGCGTGTCGCTGCGCTGGTACGAGGCACTGTTCAGCTCGGCGGACTGGATGCGCTCGCTGAAGAACTCGTTGCTCATCGCGCCGGCCGCCACTGCGCTGGCGATGGTCTTCGGCACTCTGGCGGCGATCGGTCTGACCCGGGGCGAGTTTCGCGGTAAGTCGCTGGTGATGACGCTGTTGATCTCGCCCATGGTGGTGCCGGTGGTGATCGTCGGTGTGGCCAGTTACCTGTTCTTCGCGCCGTTGGGCATGGGCAACAGCTACCTGTCGCTGATCCTGGTGCATGCGGTGCTGGGTGTGCCGTTCGTGATCATCACGGTGTCGGCGACGCTGCAGGGCTTCAATCACAACCTGGTGCGCGCTGCCGCAAGCCTGGGCGCATCGCCGTTGACGGCGTTCTTCCGGGTGACGCTGCCGCTGATCGCACCGGGGGTGATCAGTGGCGCGCTGTTTGCCTTCGCGACCTCGTTCGACGAAGTCGTGGTGACGCTGTTCCTCGCCGGCCCCGAGCAGATCACCCTGCCGCGGCAGATGTTCAGCGGCATCCGGGAAAACCTCAGCCCGACCATCGCGGCCGCGGCCACCCTGTTGATCGGCTTCTCCATTGCGCTGTTGCTGACCCTGGAGTGGCTGCGCGGCCGCTCCGAAAAGATGCGCACCCAACAACCTGCCTGA
- the crp gene encoding cAMP-activated global transcriptional regulator CRP, whose amino-acid sequence MVAITLTPKIKNIDKLLAHCHRRRYTAKSTIIYAGDRCETLFFIVKGSVTILIEDDDGREMIIAYLNSGDFFGEMGLFEKEGMEKERSAWVRAKTECEVAELSYAKFRELTQQDPDILYALGSQMAERLRNTTRKVGDLAFLDVTGRVARTLLDLCKQPDAMTHPDGMQIKITRQEIGRIVGCSREMVGRVLKSLESQGLVHVKGKTMVVFGTR is encoded by the coding sequence ATGGTCGCTATTACACTCACGCCCAAGATCAAGAACATCGACAAACTCCTCGCGCATTGCCATCGACGACGCTATACCGCCAAGAGCACGATCATCTATGCAGGTGATCGCTGCGAGACGCTCTTCTTCATTGTAAAAGGCTCGGTCACCATCCTGATCGAAGACGACGACGGCCGCGAGATGATCATCGCCTATCTCAATTCGGGGGACTTCTTCGGGGAGATGGGGTTGTTCGAAAAGGAAGGCATGGAGAAGGAGCGCAGCGCCTGGGTGCGCGCCAAGACCGAGTGCGAAGTCGCCGAACTGAGCTACGCGAAGTTCCGTGAACTGACCCAGCAGGATCCCGATATCCTTTATGCACTGGGCAGCCAGATGGCCGAACGCCTGCGCAACACCACCCGCAAGGTCGGGGACCTGGCCTTTCTCGACGTCACCGGCCGCGTCGCCCGCACATTGCTCGACCTCTGCAAGCAGCCCGATGCAATGACCCATCCCGACGGCATGCAGATCAAGATCACCCGTCAGGAAATCGGTCGCATCGTCGGCTGCTCGCGGGAGATGGTTGGACGCGTACTCAAAAGCCTGGAGTCGCAGGGCCTGGTCCACGTCAAAGGCAAAACCATGGTGGTGTTCGGTACGCGTTGA
- the gabT gene encoding 4-aminobutyrate--2-oxoglutarate transaminase has translation MSKTNESLMQRRVAAVPRGVGQIHPIFADHAKNSSVVDVEGREFIDFAGGIAVLNTGHLHPKIVKAVEDQLHKLTHTCFQVLAYEPYVELCEKINARVPGDFAKKTLLVTTGSEAVENAVKIARAATGRAGVIAFTGAYHGRTMMTLGLTGKVAPYSAGMGLMPGGIFRALYPCAIHGVSVDESIASIERIFKNDAEPRDIAAIIIEPVQGEGGFNVAPKEFMVRLRALCDQHGILLIADEVQTGAGRTGTFFAMEQMGVVADLTTFAKSVGGGFPIAGVCGKAEIMDAIAPGGLGGTYAGNPLSCAAALAVIDIFEEEKLLDRCKAVAEKLTSGLKAIQAKHKEIGEVRGLGAMIAIELFEEGDHARPAAALTSQIVARAREKGLILLSCGSYYNVLRVLVPLTAEDELLDRGLSIIGECFDELT, from the coding sequence ATGAGCAAGACCAACGAATCCCTGATGCAACGCCGTGTCGCCGCCGTCCCCCGTGGTGTCGGCCAGATCCACCCGATATTTGCCGATCATGCCAAGAACAGCAGCGTGGTCGATGTCGAGGGGCGCGAGTTCATCGACTTCGCCGGTGGCATCGCCGTGCTGAATACTGGCCACCTACACCCGAAAATCGTCAAGGCGGTGGAAGATCAGCTGCACAAGCTGACCCATACCTGTTTCCAGGTGCTGGCCTACGAACCCTACGTCGAGCTGTGCGAGAAGATCAACGCTCGGGTGCCGGGCGACTTCGCCAAGAAGACCTTGCTCGTCACCACCGGCTCGGAGGCCGTGGAGAATGCGGTGAAGATCGCCCGCGCCGCCACCGGTCGCGCTGGCGTGATCGCTTTCACCGGCGCCTATCATGGCCGCACCATGATGACCCTCGGCTTGACCGGCAAGGTCGCACCGTACTCCGCCGGCATGGGCCTGATGCCGGGCGGTATCTTCCGCGCGCTGTACCCGTGCGCCATTCATGGCGTGAGCGTCGACGAATCGATCGCCAGCATCGAGCGCATCTTCAAGAATGACGCCGAGCCACGCGACATCGCGGCGATCATCATCGAGCCGGTACAGGGCGAAGGCGGTTTCAACGTCGCGCCGAAGGAATTCATGGTCCGCCTGCGGGCACTCTGCGACCAGCACGGCATCCTCTTGATCGCCGACGAAGTGCAGACCGGCGCCGGGCGCACCGGTACCTTCTTCGCCATGGAGCAGATGGGCGTCGTGGCGGATCTGACCACTTTCGCCAAGTCGGTCGGTGGCGGCTTCCCGATCGCCGGCGTCTGCGGCAAGGCCGAGATCATGGACGCCATCGCACCCGGCGGGCTGGGCGGTACCTACGCCGGCAACCCGCTGTCCTGCGCGGCGGCGCTGGCGGTGATAGACATCTTCGAGGAAGAAAAGCTGCTCGACCGCTGCAAGGCCGTGGCCGAGAAGCTCACCTCGGGCTTGAAGGCTATCCAGGCCAAGCACAAGGAGATCGGCGAAGTGCGTGGGCTCGGCGCGATGATCGCCATCGAGCTGTTCGAGGAGGGCGATCATGCGCGACCGGCCGCTGCGCTCACGTCTCAGATCGTTGCCAGGGCGCGGGAGAAAGGGCTGATCCTGCTGTCCTGCGGTTCCTACTACAACGTACTGCGCGTGCTGGTGCCCTTGACCGCCGAGGACGAGCTGCTCGACCGCGGCCTGTCGATCATCGGCGAGTGCTTCGACGAGCTGACCTGA
- a CDS encoding aminodeoxychorismate/anthranilate synthase component II, whose protein sequence is MLLMLDNYDSFTYNVVQYLGELGADVKVVRNDELSVAEIEALKPERIVVSPGPCTPNEAGVSLELIRHFAGKLPILGVCLGHQSIGQAFGGDVVRARQVMHGKTSPVYHRDQGVFCGLNNPLTVTRYHSLVVKRETLPDCLEVTAWTQHADGSLDEIMGLRHKTLNVEGVQFHPESILTEQGHELFANFLKQTGGAR, encoded by the coding sequence ATGCTGCTAATGCTGGATAACTACGATTCCTTTACCTACAACGTCGTGCAATACCTCGGCGAGCTCGGTGCCGATGTCAAAGTCGTGCGCAACGACGAACTCAGCGTTGCCGAGATCGAGGCACTGAAGCCGGAGCGCATCGTCGTCTCGCCAGGGCCTTGCACGCCCAACGAGGCGGGTGTCTCGCTGGAACTGATCCGCCATTTCGCCGGCAAGCTGCCGATCCTTGGCGTCTGCCTTGGTCATCAAAGCATCGGCCAGGCCTTTGGTGGCGATGTCGTTCGTGCCCGGCAAGTCATGCATGGCAAGACCAGCCCGGTCTATCACCGCGACCAAGGCGTATTCTGCGGGCTGAACAACCCGCTCACGGTCACGCGTTACCACTCGCTGGTGGTCAAGCGCGAAACGTTGCCGGATTGCCTGGAAGTCACGGCGTGGACGCAGCACGCGGATGGCAGCCTCGATGAAATCATGGGCTTGCGGCACAAGACCTTGAATGTCGAGGGCGTGCAGTTCCATCCCGAATCCATCCTCACCGAGCAGGGACATGAGCTGTTCGCCAATTTTCTGAAGCAGACCGGAGGCGCGCGCTGA
- a CDS encoding putative bifunctional diguanylate cyclase/phosphodiesterase — MSLLPSHSSSTHPHHLPLVWMLVAALTGLLVLVYLLSNLADFNGSPVWFPLPLHIAVETFSIVVAGLVFAVAWHTQQPRPLSNPLLACAFLAIALLDLAHMLSYKGMPAVVTPASPEKAIAFWLVSRLVLALTLLAVAWRVCQRLGALSRRTLLSSTIVLVALVVYLQLFQPQLWPRTFIEGQGLTRFKILAEWLIIGLLALAAWPFWRVRTGDETGYFDGMLAATLVSILAELCFTAYANVNSFYSLLGHAYKIVSYGFIYQVVFVSSVRAPYERLAIEMTERVAAQKRADYMAHFDGLTGLPNLNLLEDRTRQALAAALKLKGAVAVLYVDLDHFKMVNDSFGRTFGDQVLCTAATRLQQTLPDGAVLARGGGDEFVVLLADLIDAEAASVVIQSVLETLAEPFVIQRQEVVMSASIGVAVGPGDGMDFPCLLRNAEMAMYKAKEAGRRTWCYYNAALDAEMRGRLYLINGLRVAIERDELFLDYQLQVDLFSGEVVGAEALVRWQHPRWGLVAPGKFIPAAEQSGLIVEIGQWIVLEACRQAARWHAEGLSIPRVAVNVAAIQLHQGALERTVSSALEQTGLPASALELELTESSLIENTEQVMVTLARLKALGVTLSIDDFGTGYSCLAYLRRLSVDTLKIDRSFVSDLLTDDGHAIVAAIIHMAESLGLSTLAEGVEDEGTAAELRRLGCRQAQGFFYARPARACALPALVARLAHEPSAASL, encoded by the coding sequence ATGTCATTACTGCCCAGTCATTCATCAAGCACCCATCCGCACCACCTGCCGCTGGTGTGGATGCTGGTCGCCGCCCTCACCGGGCTGCTGGTTCTGGTCTATTTGTTGTCGAACCTGGCGGACTTCAACGGCAGTCCTGTGTGGTTCCCGCTGCCGCTGCACATTGCTGTCGAAACCTTTTCGATTGTGGTGGCGGGATTGGTATTCGCCGTCGCCTGGCATACCCAACAGCCGCGGCCACTGTCGAACCCCTTGCTGGCGTGCGCATTTCTGGCCATCGCGCTGCTGGACCTGGCCCACATGCTCTCCTACAAGGGGATGCCCGCCGTCGTCACGCCAGCTTCGCCAGAGAAGGCAATCGCGTTCTGGCTGGTGTCCCGTCTAGTGCTCGCCCTGACCTTGCTCGCGGTGGCCTGGCGGGTCTGCCAGCGGCTCGGCGCGTTGTCACGGCGCACGCTGCTGTCCTCAACGATTGTGCTGGTCGCGCTGGTCGTCTATCTGCAGCTTTTCCAACCGCAGCTATGGCCGCGAACCTTCATCGAAGGGCAGGGGCTGACCCGCTTCAAGATTCTCGCTGAGTGGCTCATCATCGGATTGCTGGCCTTGGCCGCGTGGCCATTCTGGCGGGTGCGGACAGGTGACGAGACGGGCTATTTCGACGGCATGCTTGCCGCGACGCTGGTGTCGATTCTCGCCGAGCTGTGCTTTACCGCCTACGCCAACGTGAACAGCTTCTACAGTCTGTTGGGGCATGCCTACAAAATCGTTTCCTACGGTTTTATCTATCAGGTGGTATTCGTCTCCAGCGTGCGTGCGCCTTACGAGCGGTTGGCAATCGAAATGACCGAGCGCGTCGCGGCGCAGAAGCGTGCCGATTACATGGCTCACTTCGATGGCCTGACAGGACTACCCAATCTCAATTTGCTCGAAGACCGGACGCGCCAGGCTCTGGCGGCCGCGTTGAAGCTCAAGGGCGCAGTAGCAGTGCTGTACGTCGATCTCGATCACTTCAAGATGGTCAACGATTCCTTCGGCCGCACTTTTGGCGATCAGGTGCTGTGCACGGCGGCCACCAGGCTGCAGCAGACCCTGCCCGACGGCGCTGTGCTGGCCCGTGGCGGCGGTGACGAGTTCGTCGTGCTCCTGGCCGATCTCATCGATGCCGAGGCAGCGTCGGTGGTCATCCAGTCCGTGCTCGAGACCTTGGCTGAGCCCTTTGTCATTCAGCGCCAGGAAGTGGTGATGTCCGCTTCCATTGGCGTGGCCGTTGGGCCGGGCGACGGCATGGACTTTCCCTGTCTGCTGCGCAACGCCGAGATGGCGATGTACAAGGCCAAGGAGGCCGGGCGCCGGACCTGGTGCTATTACAACGCTGCGCTCGATGCCGAGATGCGAGGCCGGCTGTATCTGATCAATGGGCTCCGGGTCGCCATCGAGCGTGACGAGCTGTTCCTCGATTATCAACTGCAGGTGGATCTGTTCAGTGGCGAGGTGGTGGGCGCCGAGGCGTTGGTGCGCTGGCAGCACCCGCGTTGGGGCCTGGTCGCGCCTGGGAAGTTCATTCCGGCAGCGGAACAGAGCGGGCTGATCGTCGAGATCGGCCAATGGATCGTCCTCGAGGCGTGCCGGCAGGCCGCACGGTGGCACGCCGAAGGGCTGAGCATCCCGCGGGTGGCGGTCAACGTCGCGGCGATACAGCTGCACCAGGGCGCGCTGGAGCGGACGGTCTCCAGCGCCCTCGAGCAGACCGGGCTGCCCGCCTCCGCCCTGGAGCTCGAGTTGACCGAGTCCAGCCTGATCGAGAACACCGAGCAGGTCATGGTCACCCTGGCGCGGCTGAAAGCGCTGGGCGTGACCCTGTCGATCGATGACTTCGGCACGGGATATTCCTGCCTGGCCTACCTTCGGCGTCTCTCCGTGGATACGCTGAAAATCGATCGCTCTTTCGTCAGTGACCTGCTCACCGACGATGGTCACGCCATCGTCGCTGCCATCATTCACATGGCCGAGTCGCTGGGCCTCAGTACGCTGGCCGAGGGCGTCGAAGACGAGGGTACCGCCGCGGAGCTGCGCCGGTTGGGCTGCCGGCAGGCGCAGGGCTTTTTCTATGCGCGCCCGGCGCGTGCTTGTGCCCTGCCAGCCCTCGTCGCGAGGCTAGCGCATGAGCCGAGCGCGGCCTCGTTGTAA
- the trpD gene encoding anthranilate phosphoribosyltransferase — protein sequence MDIKEALNRIVGQLDLSTDEMKAVMRQIMTGQCTDAQVGAFLMGMRMKSETIDEIVGAVQVMRELAEPVHFDTHRLVDTCGTGGDGMNIFNVSTAAAFVVAAAGGKVAKHGNRAVSGKSGSADLLEAAGVNLDLTPAQVARSVDAVGVGFMFAPAHHGAMKYAAGPRRELGLRTLFNILGPMSNPAGVKHQVLGVFSKELCRPMAEVLSRLGSQHVLVVHAQDGLDEISLAAPTHVAELNKGEISEYRIQPEDFGIKSQSLIGLNVEDAQGSLTLIRDALGRRKTENGQKAADMIVLNAGAALYAADVASSLKQGVEIAHDALHTGLARDKFEELVSFTVVFKQEQAQ from the coding sequence ATGGATATCAAGGAAGCCCTCAATCGTATCGTCGGCCAGCTCGACCTGAGCACCGACGAAATGAAAGCCGTGATGCGCCAGATCATGACCGGCCAATGCACCGATGCGCAGGTGGGTGCGTTTCTCATGGGCATGCGCATGAAGAGCGAGACCATCGACGAGATCGTCGGGGCTGTTCAGGTCATGCGTGAGCTTGCCGAACCGGTACATTTCGACACCCACCGTCTGGTCGATACCTGTGGCACCGGCGGCGATGGGATGAACATCTTCAACGTCTCCACCGCCGCGGCGTTCGTCGTGGCGGCCGCCGGCGGCAAGGTTGCCAAGCACGGCAACCGCGCGGTCTCGGGCAAAAGCGGCAGCGCCGATCTGCTCGAGGCGGCCGGCGTCAACCTGGACCTCACACCGGCCCAGGTCGCCCGTAGCGTGGATGCCGTGGGGGTGGGCTTCATGTTCGCACCGGCGCACCACGGCGCGATGAAATACGCCGCTGGCCCTCGCCGCGAATTGGGGTTGCGCACGCTGTTCAATATTCTCGGCCCCATGTCGAATCCGGCCGGGGTCAAACATCAGGTACTCGGCGTGTTCAGCAAGGAACTCTGCCGCCCCATGGCCGAGGTGCTATCGCGCCTTGGTAGTCAGCATGTGCTGGTCGTGCATGCCCAGGACGGGTTGGACGAGATCAGTCTGGCGGCTCCGACTCACGTGGCTGAGCTGAACAAGGGCGAGATCAGCGAGTACCGCATCCAGCCGGAAGATTTTGGCATCAAGAGCCAAAGCCTGATCGGCCTCAACGTCGAGGACGCGCAAGGTTCGCTGACCTTGATTCGCGATGCCCTGGGGCGGCGCAAGACTGAAAACGGGCAGAAGGCGGCAGACATGATCGTGCTCAACGCCGGTGCTGCATTATATGCAGCCGATGTGGCCAGTAGCCTCAAGCAGGGCGTGGAGATCGCTCATGACGCGTTGCATACCGGCCTGGCGCGCGACAAGTTCGAGGAGTTGGTGTCCTTCACCGTGGTGTTCAAGCAGGAGCAAGCGCAATGA